The genomic DNA TATGTTGTATACatcctttgatgttgcaaaaCTTCATCAAGAACTTCCAACTCCCagaaataattttaaaaaatgtgTGTTAGGGACACCACTGTTGATTCAGGCCGTTTTTAGAGTAACTTTAATTCCTGATCACTGTGTCACACTAATTCAATCATTTCTAGATAAATATTATATCAAAATCACATACTGTTGAAGGTGCAATACAAATCAAATTGCAAGAGTGAAAAGGCCTCACACCTTGGACACACTTTGCACCAACATCATCTAAATCTCTTTGAGCATCATACTTCAGGTCAGAACCAACAGATACCCACCTAGAAATTGCAACCAATAGCAAATCAAGCAATGAAGAAGGCAGGTATAAACATAAGAAGTTGTTGGAAATTCATCACAATTAACTGATGAATGTGATTTTTGCCAAGTCTTACACTGCCTTATGTCTTCCCTGCTGCCAATTTTCCCAGATTAATCCAGCAATCGTTCGACCCTTACCAACACCAGCCCCATCACCAATGAAAAAACCTGCTCTATCACCAGTAGGGAGATGATGAAGGTGCCGCTGTCATACAACAACACAAATATTTACAAGAGGAACGACATATAAAAACTTCATAGAATAATCATAGGATGGTAACCAACCTGACAAGCGTAAACTATTGTTTCGATTTGCAAACAAGACAATGCCTTCGTATCATCCAATTCATCCATGATATTCAAGTTGTAAGTCGGCTCAGGAGGTTGCACAGCTGATAAAGAAGAGGTTTCTACAACTGGATCTGGATGAGGTAGACCAAGTGATAGTTTCGGAGGCCTCTGGAAATTAGTGTAGGCATAGCAAATTCACAATCAATTGGATAAAAGATTAATGTTGATATCTATAAGCATTAGAAAGTAAATCTTCAAGTCCTTAATCAGCATCAAAGTCAATGGAAGGAGTACTTACATAGTCAGTGAAAGTTTCTCCAACTGTGCCACCTTCGTCTTCTTCACGCTCAACATCAATAGCAACCTGTTTAATAAAGTCCAAGTAAGTTCAAGGCTGCAAGCCTCTTAATACAACATATGAAGCAACCATTAGGACCTGAGGAAGTAGTATGATAAAACATAGAAAACAAACTGAACGTTTGTGATAAAATGGCATTGAAATTGTGCAAGTTTGCAACAGAATACACATCCTTCAACTAAGAGTATACCAAAAAAACATGCGAAGGTACATAGACAAAATATTACCCCATTAATTCAAAAAACTGAAAATGATTACTAATCAGCCAATTCAATTACCACAAATAAAAGCATATGCCCCCAAAAATGGAGCACCATGCATGCTGAAGGTAAGAAGCAGTGCACAATTCAGCATTTGTTGCCTATGTTGACTGCTACAAATTGATAGAACATACAATTTTGTGCAAAAAGTGTATCAATTGAATTCTGTTTCAGTATAGAACTGATGTATCATATAGAGAAGCATAATGCCTCTCCATATCCCGAGCAATTCTGATTGTCCCGACGATTGCTTCGCAAGGCACTGACACGGTGACAAAACAACATACCTCATTGATCTCCTCAGGCTCAACAGCAGGCAGCACCATAGGAATCGTCACACCAGCCACCGGTTGCAGCGGCTGCGCCACGCCAGGCGGCAATATGGGGAGGAACGGCACCGGAGACACCTGTGTCGTAAGCCCCGAGGCTGGGGCGGGGCCCGATGGCGGGGCGCTGTTGGACGAGGCAAGGAAGTTCTGGAGCTTGGCGTGGTCCACGGCGAGGTCGACGCCGCACTGCGGGCAGCGGAAGCGGGCGAGGCCGTGGGGCACGTTGAGGACGGCCTGGCAGTGCGCGCAGGGGAGCTGGATCTTCGTGGGGTCCACCCCCTGAGCCGGCGGCGCGCCCTTCCGGGGCTGCGTAGGAGGAGGGAAAGAAGGTTTCGCGGGGGATTTGGGCGGAGGCGAcaaggacgaggacgaggtggACTTGGGCATGAGCTGCGGCGGGAGGCGCTGCGCCATGCGGCACTTGGGGCAGATGAACTCGGTCACGCCGGGGCCGACCGCGAGGACGCCGCGGCAGCCGGCGCAGCGCACCTgcacgggcgcggcggccggggagggggACGAGCCGCCGGCCATCGGCGGCGACCGCACGGCGAGGGTTTCGGGGCAGGGGAGTGGGATGTCTGGTCTCGGTTTCCTTCCTCGCTCGGGAAGAGCAGGAGAGAAACCGAAACGGCACAGCCAGAGTGGGTTGGTTGGTCTGGCCTGGTATTTGAAGATTTCGAGGCTGGTTGGGTGCCAAATGGAAATTGAAACACGAAGAAAACTTGCCTAAAAATGAGATTTTAAGCTCCTCCGAAAAAAACTGAAGTTTAAAATTCCTTTCTGTTTTTGTTTTGAGCAgtatatttctatgttaaatACTTCCTCTACTTATAAACTAGTGATATTTTGGACTTCAGCGTGGTCTACGAAACATAATTTCAATTAGTACGTTTTGTTATAAAATATAACAAAAGTATATCTTGAAGAAATTACTTTTAGATAAATCTACTTATATCATTTTTTTAAATATGAAACTCAACATGTTAAAATTAGTGTGCAATAATTGATTAGACTTGTTGAAATTAATCGTAGATGGAGGTAGAATGCTAGAAGTACATGAAAAAATTAGATGGCATCTAAATTGGAGATAGAGGGGACTCAAACCTGCGTGGATACCTCCCACCCTAACCAGTTGAGTTAGGCCCGCTTCCTCTGCTAGTAGTACGTAACTTTAATTGAGTTATATTTCGACTTTAAGCAAAGAGAAATAGAATATTCAAGATGAAACATTTACTAAACGCACATGGCAAATATATTCACACATATGTCAAGTTATATACTTAAAATATGGAGTCGGCATACTAGTAAAAGGGAGGCATGGGCGCATGGGGATATGATCCATGTAGTAATGATATTTTTGGCTTGAGGAGTGACTCCAACCGGGTTCAGTTGGTCCAGCATGGACATGCTAGAATCATATGATCCTCTGTTTTTTGTTTGGTCTAAGGATGGAAAGGCCTAGCGCCTCGTTTAATTTGAAGTACGGACTACGGAGTGGCCTTGAACCTAGTTTGGTTTGAGAAATGTGAAATGGTATTTTAAATATTTTCGCACACATGTCGCTtaaccaaaaaaaaagtgaacAGTAGTAAACAATGACCTAACACATGAAGCCCCCTATAAAATTACTCACCAAAGTATCAACCCAACAAGTCTCAAACGTCCATCTCAAATATATCAATGAGGTAATCATTTAATTAAATTGTTCAAAAAATACTGCAACAAGAGCACAAACTTTTAGGTGTTCATGACACAATAAATGTCAAGGGCTGCTTGCCATtattagggcatgtttggtttcaaggtgttaaaatttaaacatcgaatgtttggatgctaactaggagtattaaacatatgttaattacaaaactaattgcacagatggacgtctattaagcctaattagtccatgatttgataatatggtgctacagaaatcatttgctaatgatggattaattaggcttaatagattcgtctcgcgaattagcacagggttctgcaattagttttataattagctcatgtttagttctcttaattagcattcgaacattcgatgagcacctcgtatccaaacaccctcttattcTTACAACCAGCCAAATAATCACCCTATCCATGTTGCGCGTGTCTTTGAATATTTTAATATGCATAAGAAGCTAGGGGATCATTGGTGCCCCCCTTTTCCAAACAGTGTAGATGCTCGATGAAATAAATGGTTTTTTAAAGAATATGTTAACATGTGTCAATTTTGCATACGTTTACTGTGTGGATAGGAAAATTACTAAAGAAGCCCTCCGTTCCGGATTATAGTTTATTTTAACTTTGTTTTAGTTTAAACTTGTCgaattttgatcaaatatataGAAAAATCTAATTAACATCTACGATACCAAATAAATACAGTAACAAGACATATTCCATTATGAATTCGGTGGAGCTAGTTTAATATTGTAGATGTTGGTACTTTTGTCTATAAACTTGATCGAAGGTAGAGAAATTTAATATTATTAGAATCCCAATTCATATTCTAGTATCTTAGGGTACTATGATACTACCAAACCAAAATGACATAGCTCTTTCACGGTACACAAATACTATTATTTAGTGGTGTGTGTATAAGATCTAACCCTTTattattatggataatttagtaattattacattgtaaaaagtgACATTTCAAATGGAATGGTCTTCTAGACTTTATGCtagtgtaaaaaaaatattatagtgaTGCTATTTGTGTTTTTTTGCTATGATATCCTCATACTACCTATATTATtcatgtatactacccataccacgGGTAAAGTTTTCAGTAGTATATATTTAATCTTGACCGtcgaatatttttataatagcacTTTTCGAACACTAGTATAGCCTAATATTATGgaccgtaaaagagctcagaCGTATCGATCCCACCTTGCATCCTAATTTTTGTAGCATCTTCATACTACACGAAGGTTCCATACGATCCTACATGAACTTTCATAGTATCCCAATGCTACGATGTTGATGCTTTTGTCTATGATCTCGATCAAAGTTGGAGAGGTTCTGAGCAATGCATCATATCTGATGGTTTGCTCGTGCTAGACGCTTGACCATCTTTACCGGCCGGTCAATATTTAGTTATTTACAGGTGACAATATCCAAGAGCTTCCGAAAGCTGCTCCTGGTTATAAACAAGCTGTGAAGGAAAATAGAACTCGGCATGCTTCAAGAACTGCGAGGTGCCCTATACTCTATTTAACTGTTTCTTCTGCTCCGGTTCCAGGTGGCTCAAAGCCCCGGGTAGTACTGGCAAAGCCATGCTAACTTATTCCGACAGATTCATGGCACTAACTCACTAAGTTCCTTCATGCAAGGTAATAAAAGGTCTCTTCACTTCAACTGATCAGCACCCGAGCAACGCCAATGCCAGCATTTAGTCAGACAGAGGTCACCGCCACCGAGTTGGTAGCCTTGCCTGCTCTCCAGAACTGCAAGAAAAACATATAAACGTAGTGAGCTGGCAGTTGTTTGGAAAGGCATAGCGAGCTGGCAATAGAAATGCATGAGACTGTGAGAGTTGTAGGACAATATGCGCAACACCTAGAGAAAACTTCAGGTCTAATGTGCATCATGCTGGCCTATATTCAGCTGACAGAAACTGAGAATAGATTATGTGATCTATCTAATGTGCTTTCAAATCTGGGAAAAATTGTTGCAGAGTTCAAGCAGCGTGTACTACCATGTCAGGAAAatttaaataatatttaaatagGTGTGTTTACTGCATTTTTCCTTAAGGTTTGTTATTTATATTTAGAAATTGCATAGAATATTTGCAAAAAATAATATTACCTTCTTTGGAAGGATATTCAGGGGGGGTTGCGAGTTTCTATATATGTGACGACAGCAGAACTCTGGAGCATCTTCAGGGAAGGAAAAAAGCTTCGCAATTAGATATTGCAGCTTAATTTCAACTGTAGAGAACACAATACACGTTACCTTGTTTCGATGAATGTTCAGGTTGACGTACTTGGCCTCTGAGGGGTTTGGCCATGAATGGGGGCAAAGCGAACATCTTCACGAGCGGAAAACCTGCCGAGAAGCAATGGTATCAGCAATTCAGAATTGCAACAATATGTTTCTAAGGGTCTTCTTTTGGTCCACACcatgtacatgtacatgtacataAACCCTTGCAATTATTTTACATGGTATAAAAGTTTCAAAACTGCAGCTTGTTCTGAACTGTGTGAAATACAATATTACCTTCTTTGAAAGGATATTCAGGGGGACGGCCTTGCTCAAGCAATGAATGCCTACCAGCTTGCAAAGCTTTCTCTGAAGAACAGAGTTTTTCAGTCATTCCGTATACACATAATCAAGTGTTTTGCAAAGTAATGAAAATCCGTAACAGAATCAGGGATGTTCTTGTTCTCGTAGCTTGCATGCTTGGACGATCCAATGAAATCATAATATACATGATATTTAATGCTACCAAATCATAGCCTCTATTAGCAGAAGAAAGTGCACAGACGCAAGGGTAACAAAGGAAGTTAGAAAGAACAGAAATCACTCAAAACCAGAAGCAGAGAAATATACTCTGTTTAGCACACCATTATCAAGGTAACTGGAAAGCAAGCAAATTAAGAGTGGATACAGAGGGAAAACTAGCCGTACGTACCAAGTAGTGCAATCAATGGCTCCTTTTGTATCGTTTCTGATCCTGATAATGAAACTAATCAGTCAGTAATAAGCACAACTGTATATTACTGTATGAACCAAGAGGTAAACACATTCTTCCAGACCAACAGCATACGGCATTATAGTAGATGGTATTATCTAGAGATGCCAATAATACTGATTCCAATTCTTCTATCAGAACATGAGGCTAGAAAAGACAGTACTATATAGAGATATCCAGTAATAGCAGTATGATACCTGAAAAAACAGTACTTCCCCCCTGAATTGAAGAAGGCAGCCTGCACATATTCAAGATTCGATATTTTTACAGTGTCAAAAAAGAAGATGCAGAAACATCAAGGGAGTCCCAATTCATATGCACGCTGTACCTCTTCTTCAGCTGAAGATAGAACTGGGCAAGATCGGTTGATTGTTGCCGTCATAAGTTCTTCGCAATACGCCTTCGATGAAAGCTAGTGAAATTCCATCACATGACCAGCAAGCCGACTGTTAATACTGGGATCTGCAAATGCCATATAATGGAACAAGCTTGCACCACAGCACCAGTGCCGTGCGCACAAATTAAATGTACCTGGATCCAATGGGCGCAACGTGGTGCAGGTTGTTCGGGCCGCGAGGGAAATGCAGCCTGTCCTTAAGCTCGGGAATGTTGTTGGCCATCTCTTCGACCATCTCCGCCGCCTTGTTCTTGACTAGTTGCCACTTCAAGAAGGCCCTGCAGCAGGAAAAACCCCAAATAAGTAAGAGTGCTGCACAAGTAAGTTCGATAGATCACACTACATACAgttcaaaaattcaaaaaaaaaatagagatcATGGCTCTGGCACAGAGCCGAGGGAGATTTGAGACCTGGCATGGTCTGAGCGGAGGAAGAGGACATCCGGAACAAGGGTGGCGAAGCAGGGGTACGCAGCATGCGCAGGATTCCTGTAGATGCTTACGAACCAGTTGCAGACCTAAGCGTGCTGCATTGGTGTGGCCGTCGGCGAAGTCGTTGAGGGCCACGAGGTACTGGAGGAACCCCAGGAGAAGGCGGCCCTCGTAGCTCATTGAGTCGGGGCGCAGAAAGCCGAGGACGTAGATGGAGGCCTCCCGCCACATGCCAAACTTGACTCTCTTCACTAGGTTCCTCACATAAAAGATCACGCGCGTCTTATCTCTCGCCCGGCGATTTCAATCGAACATCGTATACAATCACAAGAGCGGCAAATCGGTGGGCGGACGAGTCGATCAAATCAAAGAGAGAGCATACACTTCGTAGATCTCGTCGTCGCTGTACCGCCGGTGgtaggcgaggaggcggcggagacggAGGCGCGCCGTGCAGGGATAATCCAGGGAGCGCAACAGGGCTCGCTCGCTCGTCTTCACCGGAGCCGGCCATCTCTCGCTCGTCTTCACCGGAGCCGGGCATCGCTCGCTCGTGCTCGCCGGAGTCCGGCACCGGTCAGGAAGGTGTTGGTTTTCTTCAACTCCGTCGGTGTGGCGGGGAAGTACCAGATATATATTTTGGGAACGGAGCGGGCCAGCGGGGGGCCTGCGGCGGGGCGGCGTGGGGGCCTGCCCGCCGGGCCCCGGGGCTCCATGGCGGGCTGTGTAGAGGGATTCGGGACGGGCTCCGGGCTCGTAGTGGGCCCTCTTCACAGCGAATGGCCCGGTCCAGGTAAATGACCGTGGCCCAGAGTACAAGAATGAAGAACTTGCGTGGTTTAAAAAGTCAAAGCTGCTTCCCGTTTGGATGCGTTGTGGCGTAGTCTAGCGCAGTCAGCGCCTGATCTTTACTACGTGCACTTTTGACTTTATCGATGGTCAAATACTTTGAGACGTACTCCCCCAATGACAAATACAGTCAAAGGTATTCTCGACTTCCGAGTGAACTCGAGGTTTAGGGAGCCAACATTACCCAGAATGACACAGAACAGCGAGCTAAACCCCGTCGTTCTTTACTTCGTGCAGCTATTGTCGGTGGTACTAAGGAAATGCCCTAGGGATCTAGCATTAGGACGAAGCATCGTACAGTTCCGAGAGATCGCGATATGGCTCCCAAATTTCATCTGAGCCTGGGGTATTTTGAACCTGCATGGGATGACGACGACATGGATTGACTGAATCAGAATCAGTGGTAACAGCAAAGATAATGGATGGGTATTTTCCATAAGGTGGCGGCCAGAATTACAGCCGGATATTACCTGTGGAAAACCTGGAGGTGGTGACGGTTCACCTGCTAGCTCCTCCGGGGAGTTCACCGGACCATCCGCGCCCTTCACACTGCCTTTACCCTCCTGCAGCTTCGTTTGCCTTTCTTCCATAGCAAACAACTTCTTCCTCAGCGTAGCTGCCTCATCTTCAGCCCTTCTTTTAGCCTCCATGGCTTCCCTCAAAGATGTCTTCAAGGCTGGCTTCCTGCGTCGCCTGGTTCGGCGGGACTCCAGTCCGAAGTCACTTGCCGAGCCTTCCGTTGGCTTTTGACACTGTTCACGGAATCGCTCCTGTATGTAAAATGAAATCTCAGCTCTTCCATGCACGATCCACATAAAGAACTTTTTAGTATGAATTTAGTTTCTCGTATCTCACAATGGTACTAGCTGCTGCCTTCGCCATTGGCTTCCCATCCTTGGGTTTGTGAGTCAATATGAACAAATCCTCAACTGTAGGCTCATCATTATGCCGTTGTTGCCTCTGTTGCACACGGTAACACAATTAGCGCATCACTAACAGTAAGAGCAAAGGAACAATCTTAATTACCTCCTCTTCAATTATACGTGCAAAGCTCTTCGTTCCTGAGCTATGGTAAGTGGTTACATTCGCCTGACAAGCCTTATTTCGAGCACTTGCAGCCTGATAAGAGACAAATAAGATAAACATCCAACAAGCACCAAATCACCAAATCAGAGTGGCAGCACAAGCTATGCACATGAAAGGGAACAGTATGTACTACCTGAGCTTTTTCAGTACTCCAATATGCAACTAAGAATCGCCACTGTTCTTCAAGAACACGAGGATTCCGATCAGCAAGGCGCTCCTCTTCCGTTTCATGTGTATCAAAATGCTTTTGTTTTAATATGGATTTCCAGCTCTTCCACTTCCTTCCTAAACTTTTCACAATCCATAACTCACCAACTGGAGCGATGTCAAATTTGAGCTACAGCAATAAACAAATTGTGTAAGAGAACAAAACACAGGCGCTAAAAACAGAAACCATATTAGTGCATACCTTGACAATATGAAACATCACATCCTTGTTTTTCTCAGGAACACTTCTCCAATCAAGATGTGAAAGAGGTGCCAATATTCCATCCCGTGCTAATGTGCCCAGAAAGGAAGACAATGTGGCTGCTTCTTTTCCAATAGGCAAACCTGAAGTGTTCAATGAAACTGGTATGCGCATGCCCTTAGGCATGGTCCACAACTTTAGACATAGAGTTAAACCACGAGGACGTCTGCCTATTTAGAAGGGGCGAAAAAACAGAAGTCTGAGCAGATATGATCATTTATCAGGAATCACATACAAACTGACTCAACAAGGCTTGAAAACAGTGGATTGCCCAAAGTATTGTAACTTGTAATAATGAGATAAAGAAATGCCCGGACTCAAGGCCAATGGTTAAGCCAAACAACAAAAGGGAGCTGACGCGAAGTCAGTCTGCTTTATACCATCGGATCATCAAACCTCATGCCACCTGTGTTGGACTGGGAAAACCCAGTACAAACACTCAACTTTTGATTCAACTTGCTATGTTAGGCCAGTCCAAGTTACAAAAATCTGTCCTCATGAAATAGATTTGAGGAAAACAAAGTATGTAGgaaggaaaacaaaacaaacaatacAGCTAGCCATGATGGCATGCTGCACTGGTTTTGTAAGGGTGCAAGGCatttagaaggaaaaaaaatcatattgttGTTTGCAGACTATGCTCAACCAGCGTCTCAATATATAGATCCTGGTTAGTGTCAGAAATTACCAAAAAAATTGACAAAATCCACATGTATATGATGCATATTGTCTTCTATTACTTCCACAAATTCAATTTTCTAAAAATGTCTACTAGCTGTTTATCTGACAGGACCCACCAGTCCAGAAGTTAAACCCAGACCAAGAGGCAGAGTTGAAAGTTGCACTTCCACCTCTACTTCTGAATATTAACCCTTGATCAATTGATCAATAAGAGGAATTCATCAAGCAAAATATCGAAGCAGTCCCCAACAGGTTACTTTCTCCTAGTAGTACGATTTGTCCACAAAAAAGCCCAAAATTGCACAGCTTCTCTTAATATGAATGTGCAACTTAGTTCTTGGATGGAACTTCCATAATTTACATGGAGAACATGACCGTGATAAAAAAGAATCTGAGTATTAGGGAAATTAACAGCAATTTATAATAAAAACTAACATGTGCAAAAAGGCTTTTTAAAACATTTTCTCTACCGTCCAACAGATTAAAGCACAAGTGACCAGCATGGACAAATAAACTATGAAGTCCTTTGCTCCTCAGAGAGAGTTACTGTGAAGACCCCATAAAAAACACAGGCCATGATTTCAGCGTAACTTTAAAAACTAAAAGTGAGAGAAAAAGCTCCTCCATTGGGCCATTTGTCACCCTTTCTGTATGTCTTATTCTATGCACACACAAATAAGGATGATAAAATTAGAAACATACCTTTATTCTGAGATGCTACCTGCAGTTTCTGTCCTTCTGAATCCATTGAATCATGCAGGTGTGACTCACCAGAACTTGGCCCAGACATCATATGGTGAAGCAATGACTTGGATGATAGCTTTGCAAGGGCCCTTCTAACATCCATAGGAATATAAGTATGAGCAAAATGCTCAGGATCAGACATGTCGGGGTTTGAAGAAAAATGCTTAGGATCAGACATGTCAGGGTTTGATGAGAAATACTCAGGATTGGACATGTTGGGATTTGAAGAAGGTATTGGAGTTGAATGAAGGTTCTCCAACTCATTAGAGCTTGTTTGACGAATCTCATGCAAAGGAGATGAACTAGTAGATAAATTGTTGATGATTTTATCAGTATCTGACGGATCAGGTGAACATTGTCCTGGAGATGCAGTCCACTGCTCATCAGGCTCACTTTCTGTCAGTTTGTCATCTATAACAGGTTGTCTGTCAATGGCAGCAGATGAAACTTTCGCCAAACGTCTGCTACGCCTAAGCTGAAGACCTGAATTTGATGCAGCCATCAGACCCTTCCGTTTCCTCGTGTGAACTCTGTGATGTCCTGGCTGTTCGTTTTCTACACGAGTTACTTGATTATCCAGTTCCCTGTGAATCACAGAATCAGATTGTTCTTTCCGCATCTGATGTGTAGCATCATTTGGCAGCCCCTGTCTCTTCTCTGCACCCATAGCATTGAGGTCAATCAACTGCCTAGTTATCCTCCTGTTGTTATTGTCTGCAATAGTCTCATCGCCCAGTCGAGTGCATGCATTTTCTCTGTGGTTTGCTTCATTTCCAGGCTCCTGTTGCTTTTCCTGAACATGAATTGCCCTATTTGAAGATTCTGTCCGAGCATGTTCCGGAGATGTCACAGTGCAAGGAAGTTGTCTTTGTGGCTTCTGTATGATCTGTTTGGGAGTCTGCATGTTTCTCTTCTCAAGATTTACAGTTTTGGGGCAAATGGAGCGCCTAGCTGTGCCATTTATATCTGTTGTGGTAGTATCGTTAATATGTGAAATGCACCCTGATTCCCTAAAAAGTGCAGGATTAGAAGAATTTCGCAGTGCCTCAGTAACTCGATCTGGACTCTCTTGATATGTCTGCTTTGTACGAACAGCATGGCTGGAAGGAAGATCTTGAGCCTGATGCCTGACCTGATTTAGTGGCTCTCCATGTCTATTTTCTGCCCTAACAATTCTGGGGCCACCTGAATATAAGTTCCTCTGCTCCCTATACCTTGCATTATCCTCGCTGACCCGTACCTCCTCTTCATCAACAGTGTAATCAGGATGCTCTGATTCTGCCTGCTCTGGAATAAGCCGATTAGGATGCTCTGTTTGTGCCTGTTCAAGACAAGTTAACTAAATATTAGGTTCGTGTTGCACAAGTAGCAATTTTTTGATGCTCTTGCTGCACCTGGCAGTGCAACAGGAGCAGCCAAAAGGTATTGAGGAGTTTCCAAGATTAAGTTGCTACTAAACCAACTGCTGCACCACCCCACAACCATGAAGTTTGGTATGTTTAAACTTTGTTAAAGTGTACGCCGACTACATAGAAGCAAGAAGCTCACTCTAGCTTTTGAGCCCACCAAAGGTCTAGAAGTTATCCAACCCTAagactttttctaaaaaaatccaACCCTAAGAATAAAGTTTCAAACttcacaaaaaataaaagactGACTTACCATTGAAGTAAAAGGGGTGAAACAAACAAAACATGAAACAGCACCATTGAGCCCAGAACATAGAAGAACACCGCAACGGCATCATACCTCTCGGGCTTGGAGGATGGGTGGcaccgaggaggaggcgccgagtGGCAAAACGGGGACGGCGTCCGCCGCTGCGGCGGAGGACAGGAGGTAGTTCCTGAGCCGCGCGGTGTCGACGGCGAGCTCGGCGCCGCAGAGCGGGCAGGCGCAGCGCGGCAGCCCGACGGGCACGCTGAGGAGCGCGCCGCACGCGCCGCAGGGGAGCCGCGCGCCCCGCACGTCCGCGGCGCCGCGGGGCAGCGGGAGCGCcttccgccggcgcggcggcggcggcggcatgagcTCGGGGGGCAGCGACTGCGGGGTGGCGCAGTCCGGGCAGATGAACTCCGTCAGGCCCCGGTCCACCTCCAGCGTCTCGCCGCACCCCGCGCACCGCACCTCCAGCGGCTCCGCGTCCGCCggatcccccgccgccgcccacgcgacgggcggcggtggcgccattGCCCTCTCTCGACGACggcgagttttttttttttcctgcggCTCTTgtggtggagactggagagcgGAGCCTGGGCGACTGGCCGACTGGGGATTTCAGTAGCAACGGTCTAGGGTCTACTAGGTGTAAGCTTTCATTAGTGACGGTCTAGGGTCTACTAGGTGTAAGCTTTCAGCGTCGTGCTATCTTGTACTGAAGCGTCACAACCAAGAGACCGAAGCAATGCGTATGGCACATTTTTTCAGTGAAAAAGGACTAAacgttgaaagttgaaacaatTGTTGCGACTTTTGTTTGGATTCGCTACAAGCGCTATTTGAAATCCTGCGAACttctttttcaaagaaaaaaaacctgCGAACAATGTTGGCACATTTGTTGCAAGTAGCAACGAGATGTTTCGCCATTGCTTAAGTGCAACGCTT from Setaria italica strain Yugu1 chromosome VII, Setaria_italica_v2.0, whole genome shotgun sequence includes the following:
- the LOC101764683 gene encoding uncharacterized protein LOC101764683, whose amino-acid sequence is MAPPPPVAWAAAGDPADAEPLEVRCAGCGETLEVDRGLTEFICPDCATPQSLPPELMPPPPPRRRKALPLPRGAADVRGARLPCGACGALLSVPVGLPRCACPLCGAELAVDTARLRNYLLSSAAAADAVPVLPLGASSSVPPILQAREAQTEHPNRLIPEQAESEHPDYTVDEEEVRVSEDNARYREQRNLYSGGPRIVRAENRHGEPLNQVRHQAQDLPSSHAVRTKQTYQESPDRVTEALRNSSNPALFRESGCISHINDTTTTDINGTARRSICPKTVNLEKRNMQTPKQIIQKPQRQLPCTVTSPEHARTESSNRAIHVQEKQQEPGNEANHRENACTRLGDETIADNNNRRITRQLIDLNAMGAEKRQGLPNDATHQMRKEQSDSVIHRELDNQVTRVENEQPGHHRVHTRKRKGLMAASNSGLQLRRSRRLAKVSSAAIDRQPVIDDKLTESEPDEQWTASPGQCSPDPSDTDKIINNLSTSSSPLHEIRQTSSNELENLHSTPIPSSNPNMSNPEYFSSNPDMSDPKHFSSNPDMSDPEHFAHTYIPMDVRRALAKLSSKSLLHHMMSGPSSGESHLHDSMDSEGQKLQVASQNKGRRPRGLTLCLKLWTMPKGMRIPVSLNTSGLPIGKEAATLSSFLGTLARDGILAPLSHLDWRSVPEKNKDVMFHIVKLKFDIAPVGELWIVKSLGRKWKSWKSILKQKHFDTHETEEERLADRNPRVLEEQWRFLVAYWSTEKAQAASARNKACQANVTTYHSSGTKSFARIIEEERQQRHNDEPTVEDLFILTHKPKDGKPMAKAAASTIERFREQCQKPTEGSASDFGLESRRTRRRRKPALKTSLREAMEAKRRAEDEAATLRKKLFAMEERQTKLQEGKGSVKGADGPVNSPEELAGEPSPPPGFPQVQNTPGSDEIWEPYRDLSELYDASS